TGATCGACAGCGCCGCTGGCGCGGTCGTGCAGGTCGACGCCGGAGCGGGCGCCTTCCGCAACCTGGTCGTGCTGCGCGGCATCAGTGCCGCCCAGGCCGCCGCGGCCGCGAACTTCGCCTACTGAGTGACCCGCGCACGAAACGCACTGCACTGAGCTGAAAGAGGGCGGGCCACCCGGGTGCCACCGCGGGCCCGCCCGACAAACCGACTGACCAAGGACCGAATCATGAAACTGAAAGCACTGATCCCCGCGCTCGCACTGTCATTTGCAGCGCCGTTTGCCTCCGCCGCCACCTTCAGCGACACCTTCGACACCGGCCTGTCCGGCTGGACGGCGCTGGGCGATGTCGCCCTCGTCAATGGCACGGTCGCACTGACCACCGCCAGCGCGACCTTCGAAGACGACATCGGTCTCGCGCTGAACCTGTCGGGCCACGATCCGCTGGCCGTCGGCATGCCCGATGGCCTGGAACAGGGCCTGAGCCTGCCGCTTGGCGCACTCGACGGCGACGCGCTGTCGCAGGCCACCGAAGGTTCGGCGCTGGTGCGCACCTTCAGCGTGACCGCCGGCGATCGCCTGCGCTTCGACTGGAT
The window above is part of the Methyloversatilis discipulorum genome. Proteins encoded here:
- a CDS encoding FxDxF family PEP-CTERM protein, which translates into the protein MKLKALIPALALSFAAPFASAATFSDTFDTGLSGWTALGDVALVNGTVALTTASATFEDDIGLALNLSGHDPLAVGMPDGLEQGLSLPLGALDGDALSQATEGSALVRTFSVTAGDRLRFDWMLSTVDTAETGFGLDYAFVVIDGQRIDLGTAALATQSGNTPYAAHTGWSTFEYVFTGSGSVTLGVGVVDVLDYTASSQLQLDNFSIAAVPEPETYAMLIAGLGLIGAIARRRARV